Proteins encoded together in one Gigantopelta aegis isolate Gae_Host chromosome 8, Gae_host_genome, whole genome shotgun sequence window:
- the LOC121379030 gene encoding tRNA methyltransferase 10 homolog A-like produces MERQVENEENLNVNEKEEKGGDHNERTQADVQKDSSQNTTISKNQLKRQRKHERWLQIKAQKRKDEKLKKKKKFAEAREKGELSGPTRKSLKKNCMQHSSCKIKVALDCSFDSYMTPKDVVHLVQQIQHSYSANRRVENPLQFYVCGVDGKTKQRLEDIGDYKGWDVYMEDKNYIDAFDKERIVYLSSESPNILKTLDEDKVYIIGGLVDHNHHKGLCHQLAEEKGVGHAQLPIGEYIEMKSRKVLTINHVFEILLKYTETGDWQSAFYHVLPQRKGFSVREKDPSQNSEVPHGDTDAKSDVTDSVDSCDNKQTADVRETTSNGGGTKAVNSFECIKTIESSPENRNVDLSLDSKKIFQQG; encoded by the exons ATGGAAAGACAAGTAGAAAACGAAGAAAACCTTAATGTTAATGAGAAGGAAGAGAAAGGTGGTGACCACAATGAAAGAACTCAGGCAGACGTTCAGAAGGATTCTAGTCAAAATACTACCATAtcaaaaaatcagttaaaaagaCAACGGAAACATGAACGGTGGCTGCAGATCAAAGCTCAGAAacg aaaagATGAAAaactgaagaagaagaagaagtttgccGAAGCACGAGAGAAAGGAGAATTAAGTGGACCAACACGGAAAAGCCTCAAGAAGAATTGCATGCAACATTCCAGCTGCAAGATTAAAGTCGCTCTCGATTGTTCCTTTGACAGTTATATGACACCAAag GATGTTGTGCATCTTGTTCAGCAGATACAACACAGCTATTCAGCAAATCGTAGAGTTGAAAATCCTCTTCAG TtctatgtgtgtggtgttgatGGAAAGACAAAACAGAGACTTGAAGATATTGGAGACTACAAAGGATGGGAT GTGTACATGGAAGACAAAAACTATATTGATGCGTTTGACAAAGAGAGAATTGTATACCTGTCCAGCGAATCTccgaacattttgaaaacactggATGAGGATAAGGTTTACATCATTGGAGGACTTGTtgatcataatcatcataag GGTCTGTGTCACCAATTAGCGGAAGAGAAAGGAGTGGGCCACGCCCAGCTTCCAATAGGAGAGTACATTGAGATGAAGTCTCGTAAAGTGCTCACCATCAACCACG tgttTGAAATTTTGCTGAAGTATACTGAAACAGGAGACTGGCAGTCTGCGTTCTATCATGTTCTACCTCAGAGGAAAGGATTCTCTGTGCGTGAAAAAGACCCTTCTCAAAACAGTGAAGTGCCACATGGTGACACTGACGCAAAATCTGATGTGACTGACAGTGTTGACAGCTGTGATAACAAGCAAACTGCTGACGTAAGGGAGACAACTTCAAATGGTGGCGGCACTAAAGCAGTTAATTCCTTTGAATGTATCAAAACCATTGAAAGTTCGCCAGAAAACAGAAATGTTGATTTGTCTTTAGACAGTAAAAAAATTTTTCAACAAGGTTGA